Genomic window (Patescibacteria group bacterium):
TCATCCACAACGACTTTATTCAGTCTATCCACAATTTCGTAAAGCCTTTTATTCAAAAGGTCAATGTAATTAAAATCAACTGTTGGTGTAATGTCTTTTGCGCCAAAAAAGTTTTTAACATTCGCTTGATTAGAGAATCCCAATTTTTGTCTATATTGTCTAAAATATTCAGCCGTGATTATAATTTGCCTTGTCATGTTTTTATTCCGTTAAATGCTTATTTTTATGATTTATATTCTCCATTCTATTCTTTATTATACCTCTTTCCCTCTATTTTTTCCAGCCCCAAACAAAAAAATCTCACTATTGAGATTTTTTCAAGTTTATTTACTGGATGGGGCAAAGAAGATTTTTCGATTGCCGGGCTTCCTTGCCCCTCCTCGCTCCAGCAAATTTGAAACACTTCCCGACACTCCTATTATATGCCCTATATCGAACATTGACAAGAGATTTTTGAAAGCAACTCTCCCTTGTTGACAAGTATGAAGCTAAAAATTAAAAATAATAAAATGTCATTTATAACTCCCGATATAATAATAGAATACGCCCAAAACATTCAGCTCTTAATAAAACAGGGCATTATAACGAAAGAAGAGATTAGAAAAATATTGGGATTAGAAGAAACTAAACCCCAGAATCCCGACGAGGCGCAAATATCTCCGCCTTGGATTGTCCAGATTTACTTTCTGTGATAGCTTCTTTAATTACCTCAAGACATTCTTTTAATATCGCAGGTGATTTGTCTTTGGCGTTCCCACCTTGAAGATATGCGATTATTAATTTTTCTTCAATAGAATTTATCATAATATTTTATAGTCTTAAATATTTATTAAACCGACCTTTGACAACATTGTATCTCGTTCTAATTTTATCAACCGAAAAGCCCATCGTCAAACAGGTTTTTGCTGAAAATTAAAAAACTCTCGAAAGAGAGTTTTGAAAATTAGACACTTGTGTTATAATGGAATTATAATAATTAATAAAAGAAATATGACAATTCAACAAATTATAAGCTATATTGGAATTCCTGTTATGGTTGGGGCTTTAATCTATATAGGAAGAAAATTACAAATATTAGATAAACTTGAGATTACATCAGAAACTATTAAACATAACATAAAAGTGGTTTGCGATTTTTTAACGAAAAAATCAAGTCTGCATTTTGACCCCAAAGAATTAAAAGCTTATAGCCCTCTTAATTTAACACCACAGGGCAATCAATTTATTAAAGATTTAGGATTTGATAATGTATTTAAAGAACATAAATTGGATTTTTTCAACTATATCAACGGGGAAGAACCAAAATTAAAATATGATGTTGAACTTTCTGCTATAAAATCTATACATTTTCTATCCGACAAATCCTATATGGATTTTCTTAAGGTCTTTTTCTATAATAATCCAGCTCGCAATATAGATAATATGGCACCAACCCTAGGGGTATATATAAGAGATGAATACTTAAAAGAACACCCCGAAATAACTCAATAGGTATAACATATAAAAGTTCCAATAAAGACAACTTTTACAACCTACCTCACAAAGCTATCCAACTACCCGAAAAAGCAAAAGCAAAAAGACAGGAACAGAAGAAGTCCGGTAATTATAACGGAAAGAAAACTCGTCAAGGTAAGATTGGAGGTATTGAGGCGAAACCCATACGAACATATTCCTGTTTTGCTTTCCACCATTGTACTCCCTCTGTTGCTCCTAAATAAATTATTGCCAAAATTATAACAAAAAAAACCACTGCCGTGATTATTTTTTTTCTTTTCGGTTTGGACTCGCTCTGGCCAATCTTGTCCGCCGATGAGGCGGAATTCAATTGTTGCTCCATAATTAAATTATAACTCCAAAAATTCTCGTGTCAAATGTAGGACATCGTATGTCCTACATTACGTCTAGCTAATCCAATATTAATTCTCGAATATATGTTTCGTTTTTTTGATATTGTTCTAACCAATCAATAAAATATTTTTTATATTTTTCTGGTCCGCCAAAAATTTCTAATAAAAACTTATTATCAATAACCGATGGAAAATTTTTAATTCCCCAATAATCCATATGGCTTGACCACTTATATTTTTCTAAAAATTTAATTGCTTGTTTGATCTCTAATCTCGTTAATTTCTTTTCTTTCCAACCCTCTTTCCATAAACTTAATGGATTCGAATGAATATAACAAACAAGATGCATCAATTGTCTATCATCTTTAATATAAACATCTTTGTATCTCCCTTGAAAAAGATAGCCACTTCTTTTGTGTTTTTCATTAAAACCCCTTGCGTATCCGCAATGA
Coding sequences:
- a CDS encoding transposase, which translates into the protein MPREFLTNGFYHVFDRGVEKRNIFRDNNDYIRFIHDLYEFNDKKPALPYVRRGSNVGHTMSYIERDKLVNIHAFVLMPNHHHLIIEPIKKNGAYLFMKKLHCGYARGFNEKHKRSGYLFQGRYKDVYIKDDRQLMHLVCYIHSNPLSLWKEGWKEKKLTRLEIKQAIKFLEKYKWSSHMDYWGIKNFPSVIDNKFLLEIFGGPEKYKKYFIDWLEQYQKNETYIRELILD